One Nostoc punctiforme PCC 73102 DNA window includes the following coding sequences:
- a CDS encoding NblA/ycf18 family protein, whose product MNQPMKLSLEQQFSICSFATQVQNMSHDQAKDFLVKLYEQMVVREATYQELLKHQWGLDSGSTMA is encoded by the coding sequence ATGAACCAACCAATGAAACTATCCTTGGAACAGCAATTCAGCATCTGTTCATTTGCCACTCAAGTACAGAATATGAGCCACGATCAAGCTAAAGACTTTTTAGTAAAGCTATATGAGCAAATGGTAGTGCGCGAGGCAACTTATCAGGAGCTTCTTAAGCACCAGTGGGGCTTAGATTCCGGTTCCACTATGGCATAG
- a CDS encoding Stp1/IreP family PP2C-type Ser/Thr phosphatase, whose amino-acid sequence MKLNFTGFSDPGLIRSNNQDAYYVDPEGRFFVVADGMGGHAGGEEASRIATEEIQAYLLANWESSKSSQELLEQALWGANEAILQDQQNHPERADMGTTVVAVIFRAPESPWCAHVGDSRLYRFRESHLEQVTEDHTWVARAIKIGDITLDEARSHPFRHVLSRCLGREDLHQIDVQPLDVKAGDRLLLCSDGLTEELVEQKITSCLQNAPWLDKAAISLIEAAKEHGGHDNITVVIVSLE is encoded by the coding sequence ATGAAACTTAATTTCACGGGTTTTAGCGATCCGGGACTTATTCGTTCTAATAATCAGGATGCTTACTATGTCGACCCAGAAGGGCGGTTTTTTGTTGTTGCCGATGGAATGGGTGGCCATGCTGGAGGTGAAGAAGCAAGTCGTATAGCCACTGAAGAAATTCAGGCGTATTTGCTGGCAAATTGGGAATCTTCTAAATCTTCTCAAGAATTGCTAGAGCAAGCTTTGTGGGGTGCCAATGAAGCGATTTTGCAAGATCAGCAAAATCATCCCGAACGTGCCGATATGGGCACAACAGTTGTAGCAGTAATTTTTCGTGCCCCAGAGTCGCCCTGGTGCGCTCATGTTGGTGATTCGCGGCTGTATCGCTTCCGAGAGTCGCACTTAGAACAGGTAACAGAAGACCACACTTGGGTAGCACGGGCAATCAAAATCGGTGACATAACTTTAGATGAAGCGCGATCGCATCCTTTTCGTCATGTATTATCGCGCTGTTTGGGACGTGAAGACTTGCATCAGATTGATGTGCAACCACTAGATGTAAAAGCTGGCGATCGCTTACTGTTATGTAGTGATGGTCTCACAGAAGAACTTGTTGAACAGAAGATTACTAGCTGCCTCCAAAATGCTCCTTGGCTTGATAAAGCCGCCATCTCTCTAATTGAGGCTGCTAAGGAGCATGGAGGGCACGATAACATCACAGTTGTCATCGTCTCACTAGAATAA
- a CDS encoding carotenoid oxygenase family protein — translation MHLKSQESPVTEKSYTRADWQGGYQSLTQEFDYWIDDIEGQIPRELEGTLFRNGPGLLDVNGQFLHHPFDGDGMISKITFTNGRAHFRNRFVRTTGYLAEQKAGKILYRGTFGTQKPGGWRVNIFDFKLKNIANTNVIYWGGKLLALWEASEAYCLDPYTLETLGNEYFNGALSAGEAFAAHPRLQRNCEQDGGEPRLVNFSIKPGLSTTITIFELNLAGEIVRQQAHKVPDFCFIHDFVITPNYCIFFQNPVTFNPIPFALGIRAAGECIKFQPNQPTKIIIIPRFPKEGQEEIKFLETQSGFVFHHVNAFEVGEEVLIDSICYQDLPEVEPKSDFRQVDFEASSPGQLWRFYLNLKNGTVQRELIDSRCCEFPSIDPANVGHPYRYLYIGAAHAESGNAPLQALLKIDLHSGEKQFWSAAPRGFVGEPIFVPRPDSEKEDDGWVLALVYNAAHHRSDLVILDASDFSKGTIARLHLKHHIPYGLHGSFTSEVFGEI, via the coding sequence ATGCATTTGAAAAGTCAAGAAAGCCCGGTTACAGAAAAATCTTATACTCGTGCAGATTGGCAAGGTGGGTATCAATCTCTCACCCAAGAATTTGATTATTGGATTGATGATATAGAAGGGCAAATTCCCAGAGAATTAGAAGGCACGCTGTTTAGAAATGGCCCCGGTTTGCTGGATGTGAATGGACAATTTCTTCATCACCCGTTTGATGGAGATGGGATGATTAGCAAAATAACCTTTACCAACGGTCGTGCCCATTTTCGCAACCGCTTTGTTCGTACAACTGGCTATTTGGCAGAACAAAAAGCGGGAAAAATTCTTTATCGAGGTACTTTTGGTACTCAAAAACCTGGTGGTTGGCGAGTTAATATTTTTGACTTCAAACTCAAAAATATCGCTAATACAAATGTTATCTATTGGGGTGGTAAACTGCTAGCATTGTGGGAAGCTTCTGAAGCATATTGCCTCGATCCCTACACTCTTGAAACTTTGGGTAATGAATATTTTAATGGTGCTTTGTCAGCAGGTGAAGCTTTCGCTGCTCATCCGCGCTTGCAAAGGAATTGTGAACAAGATGGGGGCGAACCTCGCCTAGTAAATTTCTCGATTAAGCCAGGATTATCTACCACCATTACTATTTTCGAGCTAAACTTAGCGGGTGAAATTGTTAGACAGCAAGCTCATAAGGTTCCCGACTTCTGTTTCATTCACGATTTTGTTATTACTCCCAACTACTGCATCTTCTTTCAAAATCCTGTCACATTTAATCCCATACCTTTTGCCTTAGGAATACGTGCGGCAGGAGAATGTATCAAATTTCAACCAAATCAACCGACAAAAATTATAATTATTCCCCGTTTTCCCAAAGAAGGGCAAGAAGAGATAAAATTTCTGGAAACTCAGTCGGGTTTCGTTTTCCACCACGTTAATGCTTTTGAGGTAGGAGAGGAAGTTCTGATTGATTCTATTTGCTACCAAGATTTACCAGAAGTGGAGCCTAAAAGCGATTTTCGACAAGTTGATTTTGAAGCTTCTTCACCTGGGCAACTTTGGCGATTTTATCTAAATCTCAAGAATGGGACAGTCCAGCGAGAATTGATTGATAGTCGCTGTTGCGAATTTCCCAGCATCGATCCGGCGAATGTGGGACACCCTTATCGATATCTATATATAGGTGCGGCTCATGCAGAGAGTGGTAATGCTCCCTTACAAGCATTGCTGAAAATTGATTTACACTCTGGAGAAAAACAGTTTTGGAGTGCTGCACCCCGTGGTTTTGTGGGTGAACCGATTTTTGTCCCGCGCCCAGATTCTGAAAAGGAAGATGATGGTTGGGTATTAGCTTTAGTTTATAATGCTGCCCATCACCGCTCAGATTTAGTAATTTTGGATGCTAGTGATTTCTCTAAAGGAACAATCGCACGCCTACATCTTAAGCATCATATCCCGTATGGTCTACATGGGAGTTTTACTTCTGAAGTTTTTGGGGAAATTTGA
- a CDS encoding folate/biopterin family MFS transporter: MAFQSSGLSKVKDSFTQKIFLGNEPNAELIAILTVYFVQGILGLSRLAVSFFLKDELLLSPVQVSALLGIVFLPWMIKPVFGFISDGLPIFGYRRRPYLILSGILGTASWMSLATIVHTSWAATLAIAIGSLSVAMSDVIVDSLVVERARGESQAKAGSLQSVCWGASAIGGLITAYFSGLLLQYFTTRTVFGITALFPLIVSGVAWLIAESPVSKGTNESNQTNPLPIKHQLKQLRQAITQKTIWLPTAFVFIWQATPNAESAFFYFSTNELHFEPEFLGRVNLVTSFASLAGVWIFQRFLKSIPFRVIFAWSTVLSSMLGMTMLLLVTHTNRLLGIDDHWFSLGDSLILTVMGKIAFMQVMVLAARLCPSGVEATLFALLMSVFNSAGTVSQALGALITYWLGITATNFESLWLLVIITNLSTLLPLPFINWLPAAEEQAETSKDGEQAFLPDLMSELVLTEPESEIVE, encoded by the coding sequence ATGGCGTTTCAATCATCTGGCTTGTCCAAGGTCAAAGACTCATTCACACAAAAAATCTTTTTGGGTAATGAACCCAATGCGGAGTTAATTGCAATTCTCACCGTTTACTTTGTCCAAGGAATTTTAGGGCTATCGCGTTTAGCCGTGAGCTTTTTCCTCAAAGATGAACTGTTGCTGAGTCCAGTCCAGGTGTCGGCGCTATTGGGAATTGTCTTCCTACCTTGGATGATCAAGCCGGTGTTTGGTTTTATCTCTGATGGCTTACCTATATTTGGTTATCGTCGTCGTCCTTACTTAATTTTATCCGGGATACTGGGAACTGCTTCCTGGATGAGTTTAGCCACAATAGTTCATACTAGCTGGGCGGCTACGTTAGCGATCGCTATTGGTTCTCTCTCCGTCGCCATGAGTGACGTGATAGTTGACTCGCTAGTTGTGGAACGTGCCAGAGGTGAATCCCAAGCAAAAGCTGGTTCACTACAATCTGTATGCTGGGGTGCTTCTGCGATCGGAGGTTTAATAACAGCATACTTTAGCGGTCTGCTGCTTCAATACTTTACTACCCGTACTGTCTTTGGAATTACCGCCTTATTCCCTCTCATTGTCTCAGGGGTAGCTTGGTTAATTGCTGAATCTCCCGTTAGCAAAGGTACTAATGAGAGTAATCAAACTAACCCTTTACCAATCAAACATCAACTGAAGCAACTACGCCAAGCTATTACCCAAAAAACAATTTGGCTACCAACAGCTTTTGTCTTCATCTGGCAAGCTACCCCAAATGCTGAATCAGCCTTTTTCTACTTCTCTACCAACGAATTACACTTTGAACCAGAATTTTTAGGACGGGTAAACTTGGTAACAAGTTTCGCTTCTTTAGCAGGTGTTTGGATTTTTCAACGTTTCCTCAAAAGCATTCCTTTTCGCGTGATTTTTGCTTGGAGTACCGTCCTTTCTTCAATGTTAGGGATGACGATGCTGTTGTTAGTGACTCACACAAACCGGCTGTTGGGTATAGATGACCACTGGTTTAGTTTGGGCGATAGTCTTATTCTCACTGTGATGGGGAAAATTGCCTTTATGCAAGTCATGGTTCTAGCAGCAAGGCTTTGTCCCTCTGGTGTGGAAGCAACGTTATTTGCCTTGTTGATGTCGGTATTTAATTCAGCAGGAACGGTTTCCCAAGCATTGGGGGCATTAATCACCTATTGGCTAGGGATCACTGCAACTAATTTTGAGTCACTTTGGCTATTGGTGATAATTACTAACCTTAGTACGCTGTTACCCCTACCATTTATCAACTGGCTACCTGCTGCTGAAGAGCAAGCTGAGACATCCAAAGATGGGGAACAAGCTTTCTTACCTGATTTGATGTCTGAGTTGGTACTGACAGAACCAGAGTCGGAAATAGTGGAATAG
- a CDS encoding serine/threonine-protein kinase: MSDPNIGRLLSKRYQLQELIGTGAMGRVYRAKDTLLGGVPVAVKFLALSIQNEKMRLQDRFEREAKTCALLGQKSIHIVRVMDYGVDDNNTPFYVMEYLQGQSLNNIIRKQRLPLPRFLSMARQLSLGLQCAHDGIPVEGTICPIIHRDVKPSNMLVIQDPSFGELVKVLDFGIAKLLQSDGDHTKFYLGTLAYSSPEQMEGKELDNRADIYSLGVMMFEMLTGKMPLVAQTHSFGAWYKTHHYQKPRSFTEVAPGLELPKEIENLVMSCLAKLARDRPQSITEILRVLASLEKPEHTRKVKQDSHALIPATTASPELEQKTKADLRASLSNDEIARAISWPQNKPIADIVFPQSIHSNGEVLPALWVMLPQEEIQKRLLCTRYNQFLFISIPHPMLLWITVIYNRKHGAKWLPYYLDLKTSLGQEITRLLQHTGYYRLLFFARETPNRCTHILPSSVASAQRQRLQEWVAMSNTLMSTADPQMSKSLLKSEYEKIKPQILAKLESIDTDSPYDLSS; the protein is encoded by the coding sequence ATGTCAGACCCCAACATTGGTCGCTTACTCAGCAAACGCTACCAACTCCAGGAGTTAATCGGTACTGGAGCAATGGGTCGAGTTTATCGTGCTAAAGATACTTTGTTGGGAGGTGTACCTGTTGCGGTTAAGTTTCTCGCTCTATCAATTCAAAATGAAAAGATGCGATTGCAAGACCGCTTTGAGCGAGAAGCAAAAACCTGTGCTTTACTAGGGCAAAAAAGTATCCACATTGTCCGAGTTATGGACTATGGCGTAGATGACAATAACACGCCGTTCTACGTCATGGAATATCTACAAGGACAAAGCCTAAACAATATTATTCGTAAGCAACGACTGCCCTTACCAAGATTTCTGAGTATGGCGCGTCAACTCAGTCTGGGGTTACAGTGCGCTCATGATGGCATCCCAGTTGAGGGCACAATTTGCCCAATTATCCATCGGGATGTCAAGCCAAGCAATATGCTGGTAATTCAAGATCCCAGTTTCGGAGAATTGGTCAAGGTTTTAGATTTTGGTATTGCTAAGTTATTACAGTCGGATGGCGACCATACAAAATTCTATTTGGGGACATTGGCTTATTCTTCTCCCGAACAGATGGAGGGTAAGGAATTAGACAACCGTGCTGATATTTATAGTTTGGGTGTAATGATGTTTGAGATGCTCACAGGCAAAATGCCACTGGTGGCACAAACCCATTCTTTTGGAGCATGGTATAAAACACATCACTATCAAAAACCACGTTCTTTTACTGAGGTTGCACCTGGGTTAGAACTACCAAAAGAAATCGAAAATTTGGTGATGAGTTGTCTAGCGAAGCTAGCACGCGATCGCCCCCAAAGTATCACTGAAATCCTGAGAGTTCTAGCATCTCTAGAAAAACCTGAGCATACACGCAAAGTTAAGCAAGATAGCCATGCCCTAATTCCTGCTACTACGGCTAGTCCTGAGCTTGAACAGAAGACTAAAGCCGATTTGCGGGCATCATTGTCTAATGATGAAATCGCTCGCGCTATTTCCTGGCCCCAAAATAAACCAATTGCCGACATTGTATTTCCTCAGTCCATTCACAGCAATGGGGAGGTTTTACCAGCGCTATGGGTGATGCTACCGCAAGAAGAAATTCAGAAGCGCTTACTGTGTACCCGTTATAACCAATTTCTTTTCATCTCTATTCCCCATCCCATGTTGCTATGGATTACTGTCATCTACAACCGCAAGCATGGTGCAAAATGGTTACCTTACTACCTCGATCTTAAAACCAGTCTTGGTCAAGAAATTACCCGGTTATTACAGCACACAGGTTACTACCGTCTGTTGTTTTTTGCACGAGAAACACCAAATCGCTGTACCCACATCTTGCCTTCCAGTGTCGCTTCTGCCCAACGTCAACGACTGCAAGAGTGGGTCGCAATGAGCAACACATTGATGTCTACTGCCGACCCGCAAATGAGTAAAAGCTTACTCAAAAGCGAGTACGAAAAAATTAAGCCTCAAATTCTGGCAAAACTGGAAAGCATTGATACAGATTCTCCATACGATCTTTCCAGCTAA
- a CDS encoding universal stress protein, whose protein sequence is MSDNNTGSNGTAPLNSGSYSLYPVRRRGKHKIFIGMAPGVGKTYRMLEEGHALKQEGIDVIVGLLETHGRKDTEEKAEGLEILPRKQYPRGELMLTDMDTDAILKRSPQLALIDELAHTNVPGSPREKRYEDVEVVLAAGIDVYSTMNVQHLESLNDLVARITGVVVRERVPDRILDEADEIVVVDVTPETLQERLLEGKIYAPQKIQQSLDNFFQRRNLIALRELALREVADNVEENAIATTPNGQSCNIHERVLVCISTYPNSVQLLRRGARLASYMNAPLYTLFVADPERFLTKEESLHIHTCEKLCNEFEGTFLRVTNSNVANAIAEVAEKYRITQIVIGESQRSRWQMLLKGSLTQKLVRLLKNIDLHIIASEKMVLSK, encoded by the coding sequence ATGTCAGATAATAATACTGGTTCGAATGGCACTGCACCTTTAAATTCTGGAAGTTACTCGCTTTATCCGGTACGACGGCGGGGTAAACATAAAATATTTATTGGTATGGCTCCTGGAGTAGGGAAAACCTACCGGATGCTAGAAGAGGGACACGCACTTAAACAAGAAGGAATTGATGTAATCGTTGGGCTTTTGGAAACTCACGGACGCAAAGATACGGAGGAAAAGGCAGAGGGACTGGAGATTTTACCCCGTAAGCAATATCCTCGCGGTGAGTTGATGCTAACGGACATGGATACAGATGCTATTTTAAAACGATCGCCCCAATTAGCCTTAATCGATGAACTTGCCCATACCAACGTCCCTGGTTCCCCACGCGAAAAACGCTACGAAGATGTAGAAGTAGTTTTGGCGGCAGGTATTGATGTCTACTCCACAATGAATGTGCAACATTTGGAAAGTCTTAATGACTTAGTAGCTAGAATTACTGGGGTTGTAGTCCGTGAGCGAGTTCCTGATAGAATTCTGGATGAAGCTGATGAAATAGTGGTAGTGGATGTCACGCCGGAAACACTGCAAGAACGGTTATTAGAAGGCAAGATTTACGCACCCCAAAAAATCCAGCAATCCCTCGATAATTTTTTCCAACGCCGTAACCTGATTGCTTTGCGGGAGTTAGCTTTACGCGAAGTCGCAGACAACGTAGAAGAAAATGCGATCGCTACTACCCCCAATGGACAATCCTGTAATATTCATGAGCGCGTTTTGGTGTGCATATCGACCTATCCCAACTCAGTACAGTTGTTACGCCGGGGTGCGAGGTTAGCTAGCTACATGAATGCCCCGCTTTATACTTTGTTTGTTGCCGATCCAGAACGGTTCCTCACTAAGGAGGAAAGCCTACACATCCACACTTGTGAGAAACTCTGTAACGAATTTGAAGGTACTTTTCTTCGTGTTACTAACAGTAACGTAGCTAATGCGATCGCCGAAGTCGCCGAGAAATATCGGATTACCCAAATTGTAATTGGAGAGAGTCAGCGATCGCGCTGGCAAATGCTCCTCAAAGGATCTTTGACGCAAAAATTGGTGCGCTTGCTCAAAAATATCGATTTGCATATCATTGCCAGCGAAAAAATGGTTTTATCCAAATAA
- the kdpC gene encoding K(+)-transporting ATPase subunit C, whose product MAIIRETIRAIFITLMLWLLTAIIYPLIILVVGQVFLPYQANGSIMLNLNNEPIGSALIGQLFTSERYFHPRPSTVRYSQGKKAKPTGISGASNLAASNPELLKRILEEANQLRDENLQPIADMIYTSGSGLDPHISFKAARQQLTRVAGARGVKEDEILRLINKYTDGRFLWIFGEPGVNVLRLNYALDLQDINRQQNQ is encoded by the coding sequence ATGGCTATTATTCGAGAAACTATCAGAGCAATTTTTATAACTCTAATGCTTTGGTTGTTGACTGCAATCATCTATCCTCTAATCATCCTTGTAGTGGGTCAAGTTTTTTTGCCCTATCAAGCGAATGGTAGTATTATGCTGAATCTAAATAATGAACCAATTGGTTCAGCTTTGATTGGTCAACTATTCACATCCGAGCGATATTTCCATCCTCGTCCCAGTACTGTTAGATATAGCCAAGGAAAAAAAGCCAAGCCAACTGGCATATCCGGAGCCAGCAATCTCGCTGCTAGTAATCCAGAGCTACTAAAGCGGATTCTAGAAGAGGCAAATCAATTGCGAGATGAAAATCTTCAACCGATCGCTGATATGATTTATACCTCTGGTTCTGGTTTAGATCCGCATATTTCCTTCAAAGCAGCACGGCAGCAATTGACGCGGGTTGCTGGTGCCCGCGGAGTCAAAGAAGATGAGATCCTACGTTTAATTAACAAGTATACCGATGGCAGATTTTTATGGATTTTTGGTGAGCCGGGAGTCAATGTTCTCCGATTGAATTATGCTCTTGACTTGCAAGATATTAATCGTCAGCAAAATCAATAA
- a CDS encoding anhydro-N-acetylmuramic acid kinase, with protein MHPTEKAAVSTRVIGLISGTSVDGIDAVLIEISGTELDLKVELLAGKTYPYPSELREKILAVGAGVAISMEELAEIDDAIAQVFAQAAQNIQIGHQPATLIGSHGQTVYHRPPKEGAGEQRSRGREMLTPHSALSTRLGYSLQLGRGELIAYLTGITTVSNFRVADIAIGGHGAPLVPRVDAYLLSHPEEGRCIQNIGGIGNVAYIPPRHGDWLSKIRAWDTGPGNSLLDLAVEHLSAGAKTYDENGNWAASGTPCHPLVEQWLNQDYFHLPPPKSTGRELFGVTYLHQSLKDAQEYQLNAADILATLTELTAASIVHSYRTFLPEMPQRVLLCGGGSRNLYLKRRLELLLTSIPVLATDEVGLNADFKEAIAFAVLGYWRHLGIPGNLPTATGAPREVLLGEIHQSQS; from the coding sequence ATGCATCCGACTGAAAAAGCTGCTGTCTCTACTCGCGTTATCGGTTTAATTAGTGGCACATCTGTAGATGGCATAGATGCTGTGTTGATAGAGATTTCCGGTACAGAATTGGATCTTAAAGTTGAGTTACTAGCCGGGAAAACATATCCTTATCCATCTGAACTCAGAGAAAAAATACTGGCGGTTGGTGCAGGCGTTGCCATCTCAATGGAAGAATTGGCAGAAATAGATGATGCGATCGCCCAAGTCTTCGCCCAAGCCGCCCAAAATATTCAAATTGGTCATCAGCCAGCTACTCTCATTGGCTCTCACGGTCAGACAGTTTATCATCGACCACCCAAAGAAGGAGCAGGGGAGCAGAGGAGCAGAGGGAGAGAAATGCTCACTCCTCATTCAGCACTTAGCACTCGTTTGGGTTATAGTCTCCAACTAGGGCGGGGCGAATTAATTGCCTATCTTACAGGCATTACAACTGTGAGCAACTTCCGCGTTGCTGATATTGCTATTGGTGGTCATGGTGCGCCTCTCGTGCCCAGAGTAGATGCCTATTTGCTCAGTCATCCTGAAGAAGGGCGCTGTATTCAAAACATTGGTGGCATTGGTAATGTAGCTTATATTCCGCCTCGGCATGGCGATTGGCTCTCAAAAATTCGCGCTTGGGATACTGGCCCAGGAAATAGTCTGTTGGATCTGGCAGTGGAGCATTTAAGCGCTGGTGCTAAAACTTACGATGAAAATGGCAATTGGGCAGCAAGTGGTACTCCTTGCCATCCTTTGGTAGAACAATGGCTCAACCAAGATTACTTTCATTTGCCACCGCCTAAATCTACTGGTCGAGAGTTATTTGGTGTGACTTATCTACATCAGTCTTTAAAAGATGCTCAAGAATACCAACTCAATGCTGCTGATATACTGGCAACTCTAACGGAACTGACAGCTGCTTCAATTGTTCATAGTTACCGCACTTTTCTGCCAGAAATGCCACAACGGGTACTATTATGTGGTGGTGGTAGTCGCAATCTCTATTTGAAACGTCGATTAGAATTATTGTTGACATCAATCCCAGTATTGGCTACAGATGAAGTTGGGTTAAATGCAGATTTTAAAGAAGCGATCGCTTTTGCAGTTTTAGGCTACTGGCGACATTTGGGCATTCCTGGCAATCTACCTACTGCTACTGGGGCACCTCGAGAAGTGCTTTTGGGAGAAATTCACCAAAGTCAGTCCTAA
- a CDS encoding glycosyltransferase family 2 protein — MNPKVSVIIPAYNTEAYIAKAIQSALEQTLSDIEVIIVDDGSSDKTVEVAKSFTDQRLKVIVNQQNLGVSAARNRAIKAAQGEWVAVLDSDDWYTPERLEKLLLQAEKTNADMIADDLYLIHDGATSPWSTFIQESGECIDETLQIDLISLVKSGVYGEPVLPFGLSKPIFRREFLVKHGILYDETVSIAEDFWLDVKCLINGARFFIVPEPYYFYRSRPISLVRQSILSRLNQYCIATNSFMQQEVVKNNPDLMLALSYNLASYKKHLAYFKVVVPVKQRQWLTALREIRENPHFFAFLISRLNNIIKRRMQYYVMGNKLVFDMSYNLQKKRKPVN; from the coding sequence ATGAATCCTAAAGTATCGGTCATTATTCCTGCTTACAATACTGAAGCTTATATTGCGAAGGCGATACAGTCAGCCTTAGAGCAAACGCTCAGTGATATTGAAGTCATCATAGTCGATGATGGTTCAAGTGATAAAACTGTAGAAGTCGCTAAAAGTTTTACTGACCAACGCCTCAAAGTAATAGTTAATCAACAAAACCTTGGAGTTTCTGCTGCACGTAATCGTGCCATCAAAGCAGCCCAAGGAGAATGGGTTGCTGTTCTTGATTCAGATGACTGGTATACTCCTGAAAGATTAGAAAAACTTCTGTTGCAGGCAGAGAAAACAAATGCAGATATGATTGCTGACGATCTCTATTTAATCCATGATGGCGCAACATCTCCTTGGAGTACATTTATTCAAGAAAGTGGAGAATGTATAGATGAAACTCTCCAAATTGATCTCATTTCTCTTGTAAAGAGTGGTGTTTATGGAGAACCAGTGTTGCCTTTTGGTTTAAGCAAGCCTATATTCAGACGAGAATTTTTGGTTAAGCACGGCATTCTGTACGATGAAACTGTGAGCATAGCTGAAGATTTTTGGCTTGATGTGAAATGCCTAATCAATGGCGCTCGCTTTTTCATTGTGCCAGAACCCTATTATTTTTACCGCTCACGCCCTATTTCTCTTGTACGTCAAAGCATATTATCACGCCTAAATCAATACTGCATAGCTACTAATTCTTTCATGCAACAAGAAGTTGTGAAAAACAATCCAGATTTAATGCTTGCTTTATCTTATAATCTTGCATCCTATAAAAAACATCTAGCTTACTTTAAAGTTGTAGTGCCTGTAAAGCAAAGACAATGGTTAACAGCATTGAGAGAAATCAGGGAAAATCCGCATTTTTTTGCTTTTTTAATTTCCCGGTTGAACAATATTATCAAACGTCGAATGCAATACTACGTAATGGGTAATAAATTAGTTTTTGATATGTCTTATAACCTACAGAAAAAACGAAAACCCGTCAATTAA